Within Romboutsia sp. CE17, the genomic segment GTATTTTTTCATACTCTTCTATAAGACCCTTATGTTTTCTCCAGTCTGTATCTCTTCCAAAATTGCCAATTCTACTATCATCATTGTCTTCTATTTTTGTTTGTCCACAAAGAATTGCTCCTACATAATTGTCCTCAATCATTATTGGGACTGCAAAATCATATAATCCTGCATGACATTTGTAAATATGAGGTTTTCTACTTATTGCTGATTGAACTCCACCATATGCATCACATTGATAACACATCGATGACATTTTTTCATCTTTCCTAATAAGATTACAAAAACCCGTGAAATTGCTAGGTTTTGTAATAGGTTCTCCATTGTAATTTACCGTAATAGCTGATATTTTTGTAGCGTCTGAGAAACTGTCTTGTATGCTTTGTAATACTTTAACATCGATTAGTTTATCTAACTTAATCATCCCTATCATAAACAACGCCCCTAACTTTTTTATTAAATCCCCAATTAAAAATTACTTTATTTAAATTTTAGCAGATTTTATTGTAGTATAATATTTTTTAATTTATAAAATAAAACAAATCCATTTTCAAAATGATATTTGTTTATGTTCTATATAAATACTATACCACAAGCAAAATGTAAATATAGTCCAAATTTTTCTTGAATTATCTTTATTTCCTTTTATATGTTCATCTAAAAGGTTTAGTACGTAACTTTTATCTATTATTTCTTCTACATTAGAGTTATTAATGTAAGTATTTAATAGAAATTTATGCCTATATATTATAAATTCTTTTGAAATATAGTATTTAATGCTATATAATTAAATAAATTATATATTTTACACCGGAGGAATCATGACTAAAGAAACACATGCTAAAGGAGGCTATATATCTGCTCTAATTGCCCTCCCATTTATATATCAAAATTACTTACTTAAGTATAATATTTACTATAGAATTATTTTATTATTTATATATGTTTACTTCTCTTATTTTGGTTCTTTAATCCCTGATATAGATATGAGAGGTTCTTATATTAGTAAAAGATTTCCTATAATTTATAAAAAATTAGGCGAAAATCTTAGGCATAGAGGCTTTACCCATAGTATTGTTTTTATTGGTATACTTTCTTTTTTAGGAAAATTACTAATGGAGTATAGTGATAACAATATTGTATTTTATTGTCTGAGTAGTGGTCTTATTATCGGTAGTATTTCTCATATATGCTTAGATTTAATAACAAAAGAAGGTGTTGAGCTTTTATATCCTATTACTATAAATTTTTCAATATTGTCAATAAGAACTAGTTCTAAACTTGAAAAAACGATTTGTAAATCATTAAATTTTATAATTATATTTTTATTAGGATATAGGTTTTACTTATTAATGTAAATAAGCAGTAGTTTGTACAACTACTGCTTATTTTTAAATATCATTATTAACTCTTTTAACTTTATTAACTTTATTAACTTTTAAATCTTCATCCTCATTATGTTCTAGGCTTGTATTAACTTTGTTCCCTATTTTCCATGCTATTAGTACCATCAGTATAAATAATATAATTTTTATTGGACTAGTTATAAAACCTTTAATATCGCTACCTATATAACTTATTACTATAAACATTATAAATTTACCACTTAACATTGCTGTTACAAAATGCTTGAATTTTGATTTGCAAATTGCAGAAGCTATAGTAACTAAACAAGTTGGTATAAATGGACAAGAATATGCTATAAACAATAATTTAAAACCTTTGCTTCTAACTTTTTCAATTATTTTTCTAGTTTTATCATTTTTATATTTATTTAAAAGTTTACTATCACTTAACTTACTTACTACTAAAAATACTGCTATTGTACCAAGTCCTGAGCCTATCCAGGATATTATAAGTCCAATACCCATGCCAAATACTGCTGCATTTATTGTTACTATTGCAACTAAAGGTAGTACTGGTAAAAAACTTTCAATAAATGTGCTAAATAATCCTACAAACATTGTAAGTATCCAATAATCTTGTGCTAAATTAAATAATCCTTGAATATACTCCATCTTTATTCTCACTTTCTCTTAGGTTTATAACTCAAGTATACAATATTTTAATTAAATGTATCTTACTTTTTTCTTACAAATTTGTAAATGTT encodes:
- a CDS encoding metal-dependent hydrolase — protein: MTKETHAKGGYISALIALPFIYQNYLLKYNIYYRIILLFIYVYFSYFGSLIPDIDMRGSYISKRFPIIYKKLGENLRHRGFTHSIVFIGILSFLGKLLMEYSDNNIVFYCLSSGLIIGSISHICLDLITKEGVELLYPITINFSILSIRTSSKLEKTICKSLNFIIIFLLGYRFYLLM
- a CDS encoding TVP38/TMEM64 family protein, translated to MEYIQGLFNLAQDYWILTMFVGLFSTFIESFLPVLPLVAIVTINAAVFGMGIGLIISWIGSGLGTIAVFLVVSKLSDSKLLNKYKNDKTRKIIEKVRSKGFKLLFIAYSCPFIPTCLVTIASAICKSKFKHFVTAMLSGKFIMFIVISYIGSDIKGFITSPIKIILFILMVLIAWKIGNKVNTSLEHNEDEDLKVNKVNKVKRVNNDI